The following are encoded in a window of Brettanomyces bruxellensis chromosome 9, complete sequence genomic DNA:
- a CDS encoding uncharacterized protein (BUSCO:EOG09265KSE): MIPTRKILNSRTNSYYTPGTHRMSNAMLRARRPYFWGNLLTFGALLTIPAGVYYYTFHILHKDDFEDIPVPPLDNEQVKELQKEYREEKAKKALENTPKQ; this comes from the exons ATGATTCCAACACGCAAAATTTTAAA TTCTCGTACGAACTCATACTATACGCCAGGTACTCATAGAATGTCAAATGCAATGTTGAGGGCAAGAAGGCCTTATTTCTGGGGTAATTTACTTACATTTGGTGCTTTACTCACAATTCCTGCAGGGgtttattattatacatTTCACATCCTGCATAAGGACGATTTCGAAGATATTCCTGTGCCTCCTCTTGATAATGAACAAGTTAAGGAGTTGCAAAAAGAATACAGGGAAGAAAAGGCGAAGAAGGCCCTGGAGAATACCCCAAAGCAGTAA
- a CDS encoding uncharacterized protein (BUSCO:EOG092651FJ) codes for MNKNNLFNLYKKSKPFFKNLTLYQQKWVSKQETRAYHGEEIREGRWQTLFRKKLDGVAQLDASLKGNVKPTPMVLQTYAPLEKRLDFAIFRSMFASSVRQAKAFILGGYVKVNDVTVKHPGFILKPGDIFSVDPDKVMEAMGKKKPSLKEAYKIDKFQVIQWQKFVEKAKNDPRRVWKLQQDKHNKRSILYKNKEVPGQSPEESTDIKKRLEGLQELKLKKMKTVQRSVSRKSILKDIYRTAKKTFDEKKDVTADVFVSQFGKELSGKCFQVYELVANQSKIMELKAKPAEEELSKIVPSYKDGKAIGESYDDSRSKKIRQLLSELNTKYLDKIRDDFTNKPMSEDELVKMWVASLKKHPKIPELTEVEEKGSYYLNLPWQRGMYGLKDPSKPYFTPWTPRQFLAPFAILPKHIEISFETCHAVYLKILLQDRVSPR; via the coding sequence ATGAACAAGAATAATCTTTTCAACCTGTATAAGAAATCTAAACcgttttttaaaaatttgaCATTGTATCAGCAGAAATGGGTGTCAAAGCAGGAGACACGGGCGTATCATGGCGAAGAAATAAGAGAGGGTAGATGGCAAACTTTAttcagaaagaaattggacGGTGTTGCTCAATTAGATGCATCTTTGAAAGGTAATGTTAAACCCACACCAATGGTTCTCCAGACATATGCAcctttggaaaaaagattaGACTTTGCAATTTTCAGGTCTATGTTTGCATCATCTGTACGTCAGGCGAAGGCCTTTATATTGGGTGGATATGTTAAAGTGAATGATGTCACTGTTAAACATCCTGGCTTCATTTTAAAGCCAGgtgatattttttctgtcGACCCGGACAAAGTAATGGAAGCCatggggaaaaagaagccaaGCTTGAAAGAAGCAtataaaattgacaaattCCAAGTGATACAATGGCAAAAGTTTGTGGAAAAGGCCAAAAACGATCCAAGAAGAGTTTGGAAACTGCAACAGGATAAGCACAACAAACGTTCTATTCTATACAAGAACAAAGAGGTTCCAGGACAATCACCAGAGGAATCTACTGATATCAAGAAGAGACTCGAAGGATTACAGGAGTtgaaattaaagaagatgaaaactGTTCAACGTAGTGTGAGCAGAAAATCGATATTAAAAGACATCTATCGAACTGCCAAGAAGACATttgatgagaagaaagatgtGACCGCCGATGTCTTTGTATCTCAGTTTGGGAAAGAGCTTTCTGGAAAATGCTTTCAAGTTTATGAACTAGTTGCAAatcaaagcaaaataatGGAATTGAAGGCTAAACcggcagaagaagaattatcaaaaattgTTCCTTCTTATAAGGATGGTAAGGCTATAGGCGAGTCCTATGATGATTCACGTTCTAAGAAGATTAGACAGCTTTTATCCGAGTTGAACACTAAATACTTGGATAAGATCAGGGATGATTTTACAAACAAGCCAATGTCCGAGGATGAGCTTGTGAAGATGTGGGTCGCATCACTGAAGAAACATCCTAAGATCCCTGAATTGacagaagttgaagagaaagGCTCTTATTATCTGAACCTTCCTTGGCAACGTGGTATGTATGGATTAAAGGATCCATCAAAGCCATACTTTACACCTTGGACACCAAGACAATTTCTTGCACCATTTGCAATTCTTCCTAAACATATAGAAATATCATTTGAGACATGTCATGCGGTCTACTTGAAGATCCTGTTGCAAGACCGGGTGAGTCCGAGGTGA
- a CDS encoding uncharacterized protein (BUSCO:EOG09261I0F) produces MGKVLGTIKEHQRKIISFNDYVILTLPSGATKIIEVRRDGTISLGKFGIFGANYIVGYSYGQSFEILENKRVQPLKSITYGLEDADSNESTPIPEFSSSEDNRNLVDKGDEVQKVTAEEIEKIKKQGGGNEIANKLISKIIEGHESFDKKTVYSQDKYVIRKQRKFSRRFTVNALSPSNLLNHMRNDREMDKIQGLSEEVLGMMMSHANVMPGGNYLVMDETGGIVVYAMLERMHGEGTITLLHENDQPKIAHLMHTNYSEEELYKMVKPINLLQFMEPADNKPNVGPFPDDVVKAMPDMRRKRYYRRMKKVKQLNESLDMVQHGAFDGLVYVSTLNPVGFVPKIINKIAGSRSIVVYSQYKEILIGLSHIFLRDKHILLPNIYESRVRHFQTIPGRLHPTMTSVGGGGYFLSGIKVIPTEGAVASGRRSKKRAGVEQQEEVKKIKLASDSSA; encoded by the coding sequence ATGGGAAAAGTACTTGGGACAATAAAGGAACATCAGAGAAAGATCATATCATTTAATGACTATGTGATCCTAACACTTCCGTCTGGTGcaacaaaaattattgaagTTCGTCGAGATGGAACTATCAGTCTTGGAAAGTTTGGTATTTTTGGTGCAAATTACATTGTTGGATATAGTTATGGGCAGTCTTTCGAAATTCTGGAGAATAAGAGAGTTCAGCCGTTAAAGAGCATAACATATGGTTTAGAAGATGCCGATAGTAATGAATCTACCCCGATCCCAgagttttcttcttcggAGGACAACCGAAACTTAGTTGATAAAGGTGATGAAGTTCAGAAGGTGACAGCAGAGGAAAttgagaaaataaaaaagcagggTGGTGGAAATGAGATCGCCAACAAGCTTATTAGCAAAATTATTGAGGGTCATGAATCTTTTGACAAGAAAACAGTTTACTCTCAAGACAAGTATGTTATTAGAAAGCAACGAAAGTTTTCCAGAAGATTTACTGTGAATGCTCTTTCTCCATCGAATCTGTTAAATCATATGAGAAATGACAGAGAAATGGACAAAATACAGGGCTTGAGTGAAGAAGTTCTtgggatgatgatgagcCATGCTAATGTAATGCCAGGAGGAAATTATCTTGTGATGGATGAAACTGGGGGAATTGTTGTGTACGCAATGCTGGAAAGAATGCACGGAGAGGGAACTATTACTCTTCTTCACGAAAATGATCAACCCAAGATTGCACATCTAATGCATACGAATTATTCCGAGGAAGAACTCTATAAGATGGTGAAGCCAAtaaatcttcttcaatttaTGGAACCTGCAGACAACAAACCAAACGTCGGACCATTTCCAGATGATGTGGTAAAAGCTATGCCTGATatgagaaggaaaagatattacaggagaatgaagaaagtgaaacAACTTAACGAGTCTCTGGATATGGTTCAGCATGGTGCATTTGATGGTTTAGTTTACGTTTCTACGCTGAATCCAGTTGGCTTCGTTCccaaaataattaataaaattGCAGGCTCGAGATCGATTGTCGTTTACAGCCAGTATAAGGAGATCTTAATCGGATTGAgtcatatatttttaagAGATAAACATATTCTCCTACCAAATATTTATGAATCTCGAGTCCGCCATTTTCAAACCATTCCTGGAAGGCTTCATCCTACAATGACATCTGTTGGTGGGGGTggatattttctttccggTATAAAGGTGATTCCGACTGAGGGTGCTGTGGCCTCTGGAAGGAGATCTAAGAAGAGAGCTGGTGTTGAGCAGCAGGAAGAggtgaaaaagattaagCTTGCAAGTGACTCCTCTGCTTAA
- the NOP2 gene encoding rRNA (cytosine-C5-)-methyltransferase nop2, with the protein MGRRARNKQGAPPSFEEIQTAKEKRALKKRKRLDSSKAAESPKKPKAAKKDKKPRKKEETSETQGTDETEFPADLPEVDYDELSREKKSLFEDSEDDDKEDDEDDNVKVGTLDDFDAEQEEQIDDDVDEYDSEEENRAKPAFSDEEDAGDELEMEKINASNMEKYSELLDRRAEEEKLEAEEELIEGAIEQPRPKILPPPGTEEEDNPQNHDITFVRTRMLEIVKVLEKFNELGEEGRSRSEYVDRLIKDICEYYGYTPFLAEKLFDLFTPSEAMEFFEANEVHRPITIRTNTLRTRRRDLAQALVNRGVNLQPIGKWTKVGLQIFDSQVPIGATPEYLAGHYILQAASSFLPVMALDPHENERILDMAAAPGGKTTYIAAMMKNTGCVFANDSNKARTKALVANIHRLGCENVIVCNYDAREFPKVIGGFDRVLLDAPCSGTGVISKDASVKTSRTPKDFMNIPHLQKQLLLSAIDSVNAHSKEGGVITYSTCSVTVDEDECVVDYALRKRPNVKLVDTGLAIGKEGFTSYRGKKFHKSLSLTRRYFPHVYNVDGFYVAKFQKIAPSPHDKSKAGAAEKEKAIRADEEEEGIIFNDFAKFDETQDKQLMKDSLSRSLKRKGINPKSVNIDQKLERVEEKVDEAEKKDD; encoded by the coding sequence ATGGGTAGAAGAGCCAGAAATAAACAAGGAGCCCCCCCATCCTTTGAGGAGATTCAAACGGCAAAGGAAAAGCgtgctttgaagaagagaaagagattAGATTCATCAAAAGCTGCTGAAAGTCCAAAGAAGCCTAAGGCcgcaaaaaaagacaagaaacctcggaaaaaagaagaaacatcGGAGACACAGGGAACAGATGAAACAGAGTTTCCTGCAGATTTGCCGGAAGTTGATTATGATGAGCTTTCACGAGAGAAGAAGTCGTTATTTGAAGATTCTGAGGATGATGACAAGGAAGACGACGAAGACGATAATGTTAAGGTTGGGACATTAGATGACTTTGATGCTGAGCAGGAGGAACAAatagatgatgatgttgatgagtATGATTCTGAAGAGGAGAACCGTGCTAAGCCTGCCTTCTCTGACGAAGAAGATGCCGGAGACGAGCTTGAAATGGAGAAGATAAATGCATCTAACATGGAAAAGTACTCTGAATTGTTAGATAGACGGGCTGAGGAGGAAAAATTAGAGGCTGAGGAAGAGCTCATCGAGGGAGCCATTGAGCAACCAAGGCCCAAAATTTTGCCCCCACCAGGTACCGAGGAAGAGGATAATCCTCAGAATCATGATATCACTTTTGTGAGAACAAGAATGTTGGAGATTGTTAAAGTTTTAGAGAAGTTCAACGAGTTAGGTGAAGAGGGTAGAAGCAGATCTGAATACGTTGATAGATTGATAAAAGATATATGCGAATATTATGGATACACGCCGTTCTTGGCAGAAAAATTGTTCGATCTCTTTACTCCATCCGAGGCGATGGAATTTTTCGAGGCCAACGAAGTTCACAGACCAATCACCATAAGAACCAATACTTTGAGAACAAGAAGGCGTGACTTGGCTCAAGCATTAGTGAACAGGGGTGTGAATCTCCAACCCATCGGAAAATGGACTAAAGTGGGGCTTCAGATTTTCGATTCCCAAGTCCCAATTGGTGCCACACCAGAATATTTAGCTGGTCACTATATATTACAAGCTGCCTCTTCGTTTCTTCCGGTGATGGCTCTTGATCCACATGAGAATGAACGAATATTAGATATGGCGGCCGCACCAGGTGGTAAAACTACATATATTGCTGCTATGATGAAAAACACGGGTTGTGTGTTTGCGAACGATTCAAACAAAGCAAGAACAAAGGCTTTGGTTGCAAATATTCATAGGTTAGGTTGTGAGAATGTTATTGTCTGTAACTATGATGCACGTGAATTTCCTAAAGTGATTGGAGGATTTGATCGTGTGCTTTTGGATGCCCCATGCTCTGGTACTGGTGTTATATCTAAAGATGCTAGTGTGAAGACTTCGCGTACGCCAAAAGATTTTATGAATATTCCGCATTTGCAGAAGCAGCTCTTGCTTTCAGCCATAGATTCTGTGAATGCACATTCAAAAGAGGGAGGTGTGATTACGTACTCAACATGCTCTGTGACTGTTGACGAGGATGAATGTGTTGTAGATTATGCTCTTAGGAAGAGGCCAAACGTTAAATTGGTGGACACTGGACTTGCAATCGGTAAGGAAGGATTTACGTCCTacaggggaaaaaaattccacAAGAGTCTTTCACTAACGAGAAGGTACTTCCCACATGTCTATAATGTTGACGGATTTTATGTTGCcaagtttcaaaagatcGCTCCAAGTCCTCATGATAAATCTAAGGCTGGTGCTGctgagaaggagaaggctATAAGAGCAGacgaagaggaagaaggaaTCATTTTCAACGACTTTGCCAAATTTGACGAGACCCAGGATAAACAGTTGATGAAAGATTCGTTGAGTAGAAGTCTTAAGAGAAAGGGTATTAATCCTAAATCCGTTAATATCGATCAGAAGCTAGAAAGGGTGGAGGAGAAAGTTGATGAAgctgaaaagaaggatgatTAG